A single region of the Actinomycetota bacterium genome encodes:
- a CDS encoding metallophosphoesterase, producing MATDAPIRIAHISDLHCGSRYHIPSLANRVIDELNELAPDMVVVTGDLTDEGFRQEFKQAHRLLSRLECEQQMVLLGNHDARNVGDEHYAEFFGPRSQELTHGCLRVIGIDSSEPDLDSGRVGRSRYRWIEKRFSEPDEFKVLAMHHHLVPVPRTGRERNIVFDAGDVLQTLARSGCDLVLCGHKHVPNIWRLEDMLIVNAGTACTHRLRGGVRPCYNIIEVFDHSRVKVSLKEPYADPVLVEDFTATEKRHCRWRSDDGTLGSAFQPHPDDEDLL from the coding sequence ATGGCCACAGATGCGCCCATTCGCATAGCCCACATATCTGACCTGCATTGCGGGTCCAGGTATCACATTCCGTCTCTGGCCAACCGCGTCATCGACGAGCTGAACGAGCTCGCACCGGACATGGTGGTGGTGACCGGCGATCTGACCGACGAAGGGTTCAGGCAGGAGTTCAAGCAGGCTCACAGGCTGCTCTCTCGACTGGAGTGCGAGCAGCAGATGGTGCTCCTCGGCAATCACGATGCCCGAAACGTGGGCGACGAACATTACGCCGAGTTCTTCGGCCCGAGAAGCCAGGAGCTAACACATGGATGTCTTCGCGTCATCGGGATCGATTCGAGTGAGCCCGATCTGGACTCCGGGCGCGTTGGCCGGAGTCGGTATCGATGGATCGAGAAGCGCTTCAGCGAGCCGGACGAATTCAAGGTACTCGCTATGCATCACCACCTCGTTCCGGTGCCCAGGACGGGTCGGGAGCGCAACATCGTCTTCGATGCCGGTGACGTCCTCCAGACGCTTGCGCGATCCGGCTGCGACCTGGTGCTTTGCGGCCATAAGCACGTCCCCAACATCTGGCGCCTCGAAGACATGCTCATCGTGAACGCGGGAACCGCCTGCACCCACCGCCTGCGAGGTGGAGTCCGCCCCTGCTACAACATCATCGAGGTCTTCGATCACTCCAGGGTCAAAGTCTCGCTCAAAGAACCCTATGCCGACCCGGTGCTCGTGGAGGATTTCACCGCCACCGAGAAGCGGCACTGCAGATGGCGAAGTGACGACGGCACGCTTGGATCGGCATTTCAGCCACACCCGGACGACGAGGACCTGCTGTGA
- a CDS encoding 2,3-diphosphoglycerate synthetase: MMRAIALIDGEHYPPVVRFALEGLAKEYEVVAAVFIGGTEKVDLEKGMGPYGVPVVVAASAEAALREAIERYQPQVAVDLSDEPVVTSADRFRLAGTAIALGVEYRGADFSFRAPAAPHVTTTPTLGLIGTGKRVGKTAISGYVARELTAAGRDICVLAMGRGGPATPEVIHGERVKLTTADLLQLARQGIHASSDNYEDAVMSRVTTVGCRRCGGGMAGETFFSNVREGAALADTLGKELVVLEGSGAAIPPVHADANILVVGARGGVTYVRDYFGPYRMGLTDLAIIATAEEAVVSAYDIVSIRKAVADIAPGLRCIATTFRPNPIEPIEGARVFFATTAPAEVLPLLTQYLEEVHGCRVVGASPHLSDRNKLREDMRAAHGGYDLLLTELKAAAIDVVATLGEESGIPTVLCDNVPISVDKDVDLSEAVRQTAEAAIARGQARSQEESAR; this comes from the coding sequence GTGATGCGGGCAATCGCTCTTATCGACGGCGAGCACTACCCACCCGTTGTCCGCTTCGCCCTCGAAGGGCTTGCCAAGGAGTACGAAGTCGTCGCCGCGGTCTTCATCGGTGGGACCGAGAAGGTCGACCTCGAGAAAGGCATGGGCCCGTACGGCGTCCCAGTGGTCGTCGCCGCTTCGGCGGAAGCAGCGCTGCGTGAGGCCATCGAGCGCTATCAGCCACAGGTGGCCGTCGATCTTTCCGACGAGCCAGTCGTGACCAGTGCCGACCGTTTCCGACTGGCAGGCACCGCCATCGCGCTCGGCGTCGAGTACCGCGGAGCGGACTTCTCCTTCCGTGCGCCAGCTGCGCCGCACGTGACCACCACCCCGACACTGGGGCTGATCGGCACGGGCAAGCGGGTAGGCAAGACCGCGATATCCGGATACGTGGCCCGCGAGCTAACGGCAGCCGGGCGTGATATCTGCGTGCTGGCGATGGGCCGAGGAGGCCCCGCAACGCCCGAGGTCATCCATGGCGAGCGCGTCAAGCTGACCACTGCCGACCTGCTGCAACTCGCCCGTCAGGGTATCCACGCCAGTAGCGACAACTACGAGGATGCGGTCATGAGCCGCGTGACTACCGTAGGCTGCCGCAGGTGTGGCGGTGGGATGGCTGGCGAGACTTTCTTCTCCAACGTTCGAGAAGGTGCAGCCCTGGCCGACACGCTAGGCAAGGAGCTCGTGGTCCTGGAAGGCTCGGGTGCGGCAATCCCGCCGGTACACGCCGACGCGAACATCCTCGTTGTCGGAGCAAGAGGCGGAGTGACCTACGTTCGCGACTATTTCGGACCCTACCGCATGGGCTTGACCGATCTGGCGATCATCGCAACCGCCGAAGAAGCGGTCGTTTCGGCATACGACATCGTGTCGATACGCAAGGCGGTCGCTGACATCGCGCCGGGACTCCGCTGCATCGCCACGACATTCCGCCCCAATCCGATCGAGCCCATCGAGGGCGCAAGGGTGTTCTTCGCGACAACCGCTCCGGCCGAGGTGCTCCCGTTGCTTACGCAGTATCTCGAGGAAGTCCACGGTTGCCGTGTCGTTGGCGCTAGCCCACACCTTTCCGACCGCAACAAGCTGCGCGAGGACATGCGTGCCGCACATGGTGGCTACGATCTGTTGCTCACCGAGCTCAAAGCCGCCGCAATCGACGTGGTCGCGACCTTGGGCGAGGAAAGCGGCATTCCCACGGTGCTCTGCGACAATGTGCCGATCTCTGTCGATAAGGACGTGGATCTCTCGGAAGCTGTGAGGCAGACCGCCGAGGCCGCCATAGCGCGCGGGCAGGCTAGATCCCAAGAGGAAAGCGCGAGATGA
- the thrB gene encoding homoserine kinase yields the protein MRPVTVRVPATSANLGPGYDSFGLALALWDTYTAVPAEKWCVDIVGEGEERFARDGRNRVAKAMAAVFEQVEGAPKAAHITCENRIPSARGLGSSAAAVTGGVLLADALCGGVLPKERLFEIAARFEGHPDNVAPAIYGGFTIAWADEGGPKAATLRPGRGLAAIAVVSRERLRTDASRGLVPTQVPHADAAFGAARAGLLASGLILGRADLIAAGLHDRIHQQYRASAVPDMERVIESLVRAGALGAVLSGAGPTVIGLVTAEDDAAALASAGKAAARMGPMPDGRLEPLVLGIDHAGAQVSRG from the coding sequence ATGCGCCCTGTGACGGTTCGCGTCCCTGCTACTTCAGCCAACCTTGGGCCGGGGTATGACTCCTTCGGCCTGGCACTGGCGCTATGGGACACGTACACCGCTGTTCCTGCCGAGAAGTGGTGCGTCGATATCGTCGGCGAGGGTGAGGAGCGCTTCGCACGCGATGGGCGCAACCGGGTCGCCAAAGCGATGGCCGCCGTATTCGAGCAGGTAGAAGGCGCCCCCAAAGCCGCGCACATCACTTGCGAGAACCGGATCCCCTCCGCTCGCGGACTCGGCTCCTCGGCGGCGGCGGTGACAGGAGGGGTCCTGCTCGCCGATGCGCTGTGCGGTGGAGTGCTTCCCAAGGAGCGCCTCTTCGAGATCGCGGCGCGGTTCGAGGGCCACCCGGACAACGTCGCCCCTGCGATCTATGGCGGGTTCACGATCGCGTGGGCCGATGAGGGCGGCCCCAAGGCCGCAACGCTCAGGCCCGGCCGTGGCCTCGCAGCGATCGCCGTGGTGTCGCGGGAGCGCCTTCGGACGGATGCTTCGCGCGGGTTGGTGCCGACCCAGGTGCCCCACGCCGATGCGGCTTTCGGCGCGGCGCGGGCGGGATTGCTGGCCTCGGGGTTGATCCTCGGCCGAGCCGACCTCATCGCGGCTGGCCTGCACGACCGCATCCACCAGCAGTACCGAGCATCGGCGGTACCCGACATGGAGCGAGTGATCGAATCGCTAGTCCGGGCCGGTGCCTTAGGCGCAGTCCTCTCGGGTGCCGGGCCCACCGTGATCGGCCTCGTGACCGCCGAGGATGATGCCGCTGCGCTTGCCTCGGCAGGTAAGGCCGCGGCCAGGATGGGGCCGATGCCCGATGGGCGCCTAGAGCCGCTGGTTCTTGGCATCGATCACGCGGGAGCTCAAGTAAGTCGAGGCTGA
- the fsa gene encoding fructose-6-phosphate aldolase, whose translation MKFFLDTANLDEIREAASWGVLAGVTTNPTLYAREGGNLRDFHAHIVKICEIADGPVSAETVSLDRDGIIAEGVELAALHPKVVVKVPVMPEGLAATKALADRGIGVNMTLCFTVPQALLAARAGAAYVSPFVGRFDDISEDGIEHLANVVQALGNYDFGHQVEVIAASVRHPQHVLQSALMGADIATVPMATLERCVKHPLTDRGIESFLADWEKVKNS comes from the coding sequence GTGAAGTTTTTCTTGGACACCGCCAATCTCGATGAGATTCGGGAGGCGGCAAGCTGGGGCGTGCTAGCGGGGGTGACCACCAACCCCACGCTGTATGCGCGGGAGGGTGGCAATCTTCGGGACTTCCACGCCCACATCGTCAAGATCTGCGAGATCGCAGACGGCCCCGTGTCTGCCGAGACGGTTTCGCTGGACCGGGACGGGATCATCGCAGAGGGCGTCGAGCTGGCAGCGTTGCACCCGAAGGTCGTGGTCAAGGTCCCCGTGATGCCCGAAGGGCTTGCAGCCACCAAGGCCCTTGCCGACCGGGGCATCGGCGTCAACATGACTCTGTGCTTCACGGTGCCTCAGGCGCTGCTCGCCGCACGTGCGGGCGCAGCGTATGTCTCGCCTTTCGTGGGACGCTTCGATGACATCTCAGAAGATGGCATCGAGCATCTCGCCAACGTGGTGCAGGCACTCGGCAACTATGACTTCGGCCATCAAGTCGAGGTCATCGCAGCCTCTGTGCGCCATCCACAGCACGTGCTTCAGTCGGCGCTGATGGGTGCCGATATAGCCACTGTACCCATGGCCACACTCGAGCGGTGCGTCAAGCATCCCCTGACCGACCGCGGTATCGAATCATTCCTCGCTGATTGGGAGAAGGTAAAGAATTCATGA
- the lysA gene encoding diaminopimelate decarboxylase codes for MGTAQRRPPAAPDHKTGHDLLAVLPDTAEIRDGRLWIGGVDMVELAREAGTALYVMDEATIRHRLAEYIKWTRFHWPEVDVVYAGKAFMSLAMLRIVAEEGCCLDVSSGGELAYAVRAGFPMERVYVHGNNKTEAELLECLEAGVGRIVVDNFEEMERLSALAVAGGVTQAVLVRVTPGVAADTHDFIMTGAEDSKFGFGLNQGLAMEAIKRVIALPGLEFEGLHMHIGSQIFALHSFAKAIEVIVEFMCEIHKETGVAVGLLDVGGGLGVAYGVPDEPSTIEQFGKVIVDGIKEECERHGIDTPRMAVEPGRSIVANAGVTLYTVGSVKEIPGIRTYVAVDGGMSDNIRTSLYGAHYETLIANKADQPREMVGSVAGKHCESGDIVVNDAQLQCPAVGDVLCVCATGAYCQSMSSNYNKQVRPGVVFVADGQWRWAVRRETYDDLMRTDVG; via the coding sequence ATGGGCACAGCACAGAGACGTCCCCCGGCCGCGCCGGATCACAAGACCGGCCACGACCTGCTCGCGGTCTTGCCGGATACCGCTGAGATCCGCGATGGCCGCCTATGGATCGGCGGTGTCGACATGGTCGAGCTCGCCCGCGAGGCCGGCACCGCGCTATACGTCATGGACGAAGCGACGATCCGCCATCGCCTCGCCGAATACATCAAGTGGACGCGATTCCACTGGCCCGAGGTCGATGTCGTCTACGCCGGCAAGGCGTTCATGTCCCTTGCGATGCTGCGCATAGTCGCCGAAGAGGGCTGCTGCCTCGATGTCTCCAGCGGTGGCGAGCTGGCCTATGCGGTGCGCGCAGGGTTCCCCATGGAGCGCGTCTACGTGCACGGCAACAACAAGACCGAAGCCGAGCTACTCGAGTGCCTCGAAGCGGGAGTCGGCCGGATAGTGGTCGACAATTTCGAGGAGATGGAGCGCCTGAGCGCGCTCGCCGTTGCCGGCGGGGTGACGCAGGCGGTCCTCGTCCGCGTGACACCCGGAGTCGCCGCTGATACCCACGACTTCATCATGACCGGCGCCGAGGACTCCAAGTTCGGGTTCGGGCTCAACCAGGGGCTCGCGATGGAGGCTATCAAGCGCGTCATCGCCCTTCCGGGCCTGGAGTTCGAGGGGCTGCATATGCACATCGGCTCCCAGATCTTCGCGCTGCACAGCTTCGCCAAAGCCATCGAGGTCATCGTCGAGTTCATGTGCGAGATCCATAAGGAGACAGGAGTTGCGGTCGGTCTGCTCGATGTCGGCGGCGGACTCGGCGTTGCGTACGGCGTGCCCGATGAGCCTTCGACGATCGAGCAGTTCGGCAAGGTCATCGTCGATGGCATCAAGGAAGAGTGCGAGCGACATGGAATCGACACGCCGAGAATGGCCGTCGAGCCGGGCCGCTCGATCGTGGCGAACGCCGGTGTGACGCTCTACACGGTGGGCTCGGTCAAGGAGATCCCCGGCATCCGAACCTACGTCGCTGTCGACGGCGGGATGTCCGACAACATCCGGACCTCGCTTTATGGCGCACACTATGAGACGCTCATCGCGAACAAGGCAGACCAGCCGCGCGAGATGGTCGGCTCGGTGGCTGGCAAGCACTGCGAGAGCGGTGATATCGTCGTCAACGACGCCCAACTGCAGTGCCCGGCCGTTGGCGACGTGCTGTGCGTCTGCGCCACGGGTGCTTACTGCCAGTCGATGAGCAGCAACTACAACAAGCAGGTACGCCCCGGTGTCGTCTTCGTCGCCGATGGGCAGTGGCGATGGGCGGTCCGTCGTGAGACATACGACGACCTGATGCGCACTGACGTGGGTTAG
- a CDS encoding homoserine dehydrogenase, with protein sequence MRPVRIGLIGLGTVGSGVVEIFARHKADFLRRTGAQIELVRFADRDPACAERLGLPADKFTTDAFAVVADPEVDVVVELIGGTGVAKDLVLAALAAGKSVVTANKALMAKHGQEVLDLAAQNGVDVMFEAAVGGGIPIISPLKHCLVSNEISTVVGIVNGTTNYMLTRMADDGLDYASALAEAQERGYAEADPTADVDGHDSAAKIAILGSIAFNTRITIDQVATDGIRSILPSDIAYARQMGYAIKLLAMARRVDGAIEARVHPAMIPASHPLASVSGVYNAIFVVGDSVGEVMFFGQGAGSLPAASAVVGDVIEVARHIQGGCLGLVGCTCNESLPMKNAAELTSSYYVRLRVADRPGVLAAVAGIFGANDVSIGSVIQKTADETGAEIVYVTHRTSEGAFHAALDEITMLECVTKLESVLRVEELST encoded by the coding sequence ATGCGTCCTGTAAGGATCGGGTTGATCGGACTTGGCACGGTCGGGTCCGGAGTCGTGGAGATATTCGCGCGCCACAAGGCGGATTTCCTCCGCCGAACAGGTGCACAGATCGAGCTTGTCCGCTTTGCCGACAGAGATCCGGCGTGCGCCGAGCGTCTCGGCCTTCCTGCCGACAAGTTCACCACCGACGCCTTTGCGGTCGTGGCTGATCCCGAGGTCGACGTCGTCGTCGAACTGATCGGCGGGACGGGCGTGGCGAAGGACCTCGTGCTCGCCGCGCTGGCGGCCGGCAAGTCTGTGGTCACCGCGAACAAGGCGCTCATGGCCAAGCACGGCCAGGAGGTCCTCGACTTGGCCGCCCAAAACGGCGTCGACGTGATGTTCGAGGCCGCAGTCGGCGGCGGGATCCCGATCATCTCCCCGCTCAAGCACTGCCTCGTCTCCAACGAGATCTCGACGGTGGTGGGCATCGTCAACGGGACGACCAACTACATGCTCACCCGCATGGCCGACGACGGGCTCGACTACGCCTCGGCGCTCGCAGAGGCGCAGGAGCGCGGATACGCCGAAGCCGACCCCACAGCTGATGTCGACGGGCACGACTCGGCGGCTAAGATCGCGATTCTAGGCAGCATCGCCTTCAACACGCGGATCACCATCGACCAGGTCGCCACCGACGGCATCCGCTCGATCCTTCCCTCCGACATCGCCTACGCGCGCCAGATGGGCTATGCGATCAAGCTGCTCGCGATGGCGCGCAGGGTCGATGGCGCAATCGAGGCGCGCGTGCACCCGGCGATGATCCCCGCCTCGCACCCGCTGGCAAGCGTCAGCGGAGTCTACAACGCGATCTTCGTGGTGGGCGACTCGGTGGGCGAGGTCATGTTCTTCGGGCAGGGCGCGGGCTCGCTACCTGCGGCAAGCGCAGTCGTCGGCGACGTCATCGAGGTGGCGAGGCACATCCAGGGCGGTTGTCTCGGCCTGGTGGGATGCACTTGCAACGAGTCGCTGCCCATGAAGAACGCCGCCGAGCTGACCTCGAGCTACTACGTCCGCCTCAGGGTCGCTGACCGCCCGGGCGTGCTCGCGGCTGTCGCCGGGATCTTTGGCGCGAACGATGTCTCGATCGGATCGGTCATCCAGAAAACCGCCGATGAGACCGGGGCCGAGATCGTGTACGTGACCCATCGCACCTCGGAGGGCGCGTTCCACGCAGCACTGGACGAGATAACGATGTTGGAGTGCGTGACCAAGCTCGAGAGCGTGCTGCGCGTGGAGGAGCTTTCCACCTGA
- the sppA gene encoding signal peptide peptidase SppA — protein sequence MGIITALTLCAFVSCGALIMFAAVPSQPLDDFALPTGENIGLIHITGAIAGGGGGGFSEFASPEMIIDQLDQAVDDPSVKAILLRIDSPGGTPAASQEIAMEVARASEVKPVVVSVGDVAASGAYMIAAQSDEIMASPTSMVGSIGVIMTIPNYEELIDNIGVEFTVLTAGESKDVGSPFRSMTATEVALLQTSVDVVYDEFIRMVVEGRGMSQEEVEELATGFAWSAVKAKDKGLVDSLGTYNDAVDRAAELGGIEGEPGIVTFGIDAYGPLMDMLFGISASLERIGSLGQSLAVPSHQPMPR from the coding sequence GTGGGAATCATCACTGCGCTGACGCTGTGCGCGTTCGTCTCCTGCGGCGCGCTCATCATGTTCGCCGCAGTGCCCTCACAGCCGCTCGATGACTTCGCTCTTCCAACTGGGGAGAACATCGGTCTCATCCACATCACTGGTGCCATCGCTGGCGGCGGCGGTGGAGGTTTCTCGGAGTTCGCTTCGCCTGAGATGATCATCGATCAGCTCGATCAGGCCGTCGATGATCCAAGCGTCAAGGCGATCCTCCTTCGGATCGACTCCCCGGGCGGGACACCGGCGGCCTCTCAGGAGATCGCGATGGAGGTAGCACGCGCCTCGGAAGTCAAGCCCGTCGTGGTAAGTGTCGGTGATGTTGCTGCAAGCGGCGCCTACATGATTGCAGCCCAAAGCGACGAGATCATGGCCAGCCCGACCTCGATGGTTGGGAGCATCGGCGTTATCATGACGATCCCCAACTATGAGGAGCTTATCGACAACATCGGCGTCGAGTTCACCGTCCTTACGGCGGGAGAGTCAAAGGATGTCGGCTCGCCCTTCCGTTCCATGACCGCGACGGAGGTTGCGCTGCTGCAGACATCGGTCGACGTGGTCTACGACGAGTTCATCCGGATGGTCGTCGAAGGACGCGGGATGTCCCAGGAGGAAGTCGAAGAGCTTGCCACGGGCTTCGCTTGGTCTGCCGTGAAGGCCAAGGACAAGGGTCTTGTCGATAGCCTCGGCACATACAACGACGCGGTCGATCGCGCCGCTGAACTTGGCGGGATCGAAGGCGAACCCGGCATCGTCACATTCGGCATCGACGCATATGGCCCCCTGATGGATATGCTCTTCGGGATATCCGCTTCGCTCGAGAGGATCGGCTCCCTGGGCCAGTCGCTCGCCGTTCCCAGCCATCAACCAATGCCTCGATGA